A section of the Polycladomyces subterraneus genome encodes:
- a CDS encoding RNA-guided endonuclease InsQ/TnpB family protein: MMRTYKFKLEPTKEQIEKIEWTLGMCRWLYNSMLEQRKFAYKRRGITLKYHKQAIELPKLKKEIPEFKEIHSQVLQDAAKRLDKAFQAFFLRVERGEKPGYPRFQGKNRYDSFTYPQAGYKLDGKYLKLSKIGDVRIKLHRQIEGKIKTAPSSGKMVSTTLASRVRWRRNLQVQVSEWA; encoded by the coding sequence ATGATGAGAACCTACAAATTCAAGCTGGAACCAACAAAAGAGCAAATCGAGAAGATCGAATGGACACTGGGCATGTGTCGCTGGCTCTACAACTCCATGCTTGAACAACGAAAGTTCGCCTACAAAAGACGCGGAATCACGTTGAAGTATCACAAGCAAGCAATCGAACTCCCCAAACTCAAGAAGGAGATCCCGGAGTTCAAAGAGATCCATTCTCAGGTTCTTCAAGATGCAGCTAAGCGGTTAGACAAAGCATTTCAAGCGTTTTTCCTTCGTGTAGAACGCGGAGAAAAGCCAGGATACCCTCGCTTTCAAGGCAAGAATCGATACGATAGCTTCACCTATCCTCAGGCTGGTTACAAACTGGATGGAAAGTACCTGAAGCTCTCTAAAATCGGCGATGTGAGAATCAAACTACACCGCCAGATCGAAGGAAAGATCAAGACTGCTCCATCAAGCGGAAAAATGGTAAGTACTACGCTTGCTTCTCGTGTGAGGTGGAGACGAAACCTGCAAGTACAGGTAAGCGAGTGGGCTTAG
- a CDS encoding RNA-guided endonuclease InsQ/TnpB family protein, giving the protein MLAKCHEYIANQRKDAAHKISRYLVDNYDLIAFEDLNIRGMVKNHYLAKSIADADWRMLIQFTAYKAEWAGKQVMEVDPRNTSQVCSECGRIVKKTLKERTHHCSCGYVADRDVNAARKSCIERWDTFLSRNTYNKN; this is encoded by the coding sequence ATGTTGGCCAAATGCCATGAATACATAGCCAATCAGAGAAAAGACGCCGCTCACAAAATCAGCCGATATTTGGTGGACAACTACGATCTGATTGCCTTTGAAGACTTAAATATTCGGGGAATGGTGAAAAATCACTATCTTGCCAAGAGCATTGCAGATGCAGATTGGAGGATGTTGATTCAATTCACGGCTTACAAGGCAGAGTGGGCTGGTAAGCAAGTGATGGAAGTGGATCCTCGAAACACGTCGCAAGTTTGCTCAGAGTGCGGTCGGATCGTAAAGAAGACCTTAAAAGAACGTACCCATCATTGCTCATGCGGATATGTGGCAGACAGGGATGTCAATGCCGCAAGAAAATCCTGCATCGAGCGATGGGATACGTTCCTGAGCCGAAATACGTACAATAAGAATTAA